A single Ketogulonicigenium vulgare WSH-001 DNA region contains:
- a CDS encoding TonB-dependent receptor plug domain-containing protein, which translates to MPTLPSRPRSGILALLCGTAIAMVPAVASAQSTATDLGLIVIGSASGVATTLQDAPAAVTVIDSETIAAEGARDLNDILRTIPGLNLTQGNSGIGEISMRGLPANRTLTLVNGRRVSTGGTVVRDYLGDLTRIPLDAIDRIEVVRGPMSTLYGSDAMGGVVNIILKEPTDVWSGSVTAEYSSGPADTTADNAQISAYFSGRLTQHLTAAFWGKVYEREATEDYSYTTDAGAAATVTSGEGSRTKELGANLIWSPNDTIEWGIELTASDERYLSYQAHDTRRLQTYDLTLTNEWQLGAGQLSSYLSYQNSQNAPWDTTNTTWKDATEYNTINFETRYSNATQIAGRYLEYTLGLNLSHDELSDTNTNSSGALIEGEMSTAALYAEARYDMTDSLRLTYGLRADSSEEYGTHVTPRVYANYDFGNGLVLKAGFAQAFNAPDLRSLNPNYLLTSRGNGCKPYPGPCYITGNPDLVPETSDSYEIGLNYQGSDVSWELTAFYNELTNMFGAAKTGETSSNGYAIFERTNIDEGTTAGLEGGLSWNISPDLTWTNSFTYLAKSEFYYEFLDTPFPMATTPELNITTALNWQANDALTLGASVTYVGKQVGYITEEELSSEEARAVPAGQNSDPYMLVDLSLAYDLSDNARINFGIDNVFDAQPDDTVSYRETGRLFRIGITTSF; encoded by the coding sequence ATGCCTACCCTTCCTTCTCGCCCCCGCTCGGGGATCCTTGCACTGCTGTGCGGCACTGCCATAGCAATGGTGCCCGCTGTCGCCAGCGCGCAAAGCACCGCGACCGACCTTGGCCTGATCGTTATTGGCTCGGCATCGGGTGTCGCGACAACGCTGCAAGATGCCCCCGCCGCTGTGACTGTGATCGACAGTGAAACCATCGCCGCCGAAGGCGCACGCGATCTGAACGACATCCTGCGCACCATCCCCGGCCTGAACCTGACCCAAGGCAACAGCGGTATCGGCGAGATTTCGATGCGTGGCCTGCCCGCCAACCGCACGCTGACGCTGGTGAACGGTCGCCGTGTCAGCACGGGCGGCACGGTTGTGCGTGACTATCTGGGCGATCTGACCCGCATCCCGCTGGACGCCATCGACCGGATCGAAGTTGTGCGCGGCCCGATGTCGACGCTGTACGGCTCGGACGCCATGGGCGGTGTGGTGAACATCATCCTGAAAGAGCCGACCGATGTCTGGTCGGGTTCGGTGACCGCTGAATATTCGTCCGGTCCCGCCGATACGACAGCAGACAACGCGCAGATCTCGGCCTATTTCAGCGGCCGCCTGACCCAGCACCTGACCGCCGCTTTCTGGGGCAAGGTCTATGAGCGCGAAGCGACCGAAGATTACAGCTATACCACCGACGCCGGCGCCGCTGCCACGGTCACCTCGGGCGAGGGGTCGCGCACCAAAGAGCTGGGCGCAAATCTGATCTGGTCGCCCAATGACACGATCGAATGGGGCATCGAGCTGACCGCCAGCGACGAGCGCTATCTGTCCTATCAGGCGCATGACACCCGCCGCCTGCAGACCTATGACCTGACGCTGACCAATGAATGGCAGCTGGGTGCGGGTCAACTGTCCAGCTACCTCAGCTATCAGAACAGTCAGAATGCGCCGTGGGATACCACGAACACCACTTGGAAAGACGCAACCGAATATAACACGATCAATTTCGAGACGCGTTATTCGAATGCAACCCAGATCGCGGGCCGTTATCTGGAGTATACGCTGGGTCTGAACCTGTCGCATGACGAGTTGTCGGACACCAACACCAACTCGAGCGGCGCGCTGATCGAAGGCGAAATGAGCACGGCTGCCCTCTATGCCGAGGCACGCTATGACATGACCGATTCTCTGCGTCTGACCTATGGTCTGCGCGCAGATTCGAGCGAGGAATACGGCACGCACGTTACCCCGCGCGTCTATGCCAACTATGATTTCGGCAATGGTCTGGTGCTGAAGGCGGGCTTTGCGCAGGCGTTCAACGCGCCGGATCTGCGCTCGCTGAACCCGAACTATCTGCTGACCTCGCGTGGCAACGGCTGCAAACCCTATCCGGGTCCTTGCTATATCACCGGTAACCCCGATCTGGTGCCCGAGACGTCGGATAGCTATGAAATCGGTCTGAACTATCAAGGCAGCGATGTGTCGTGGGAGCTGACCGCGTTCTATAACGAGCTGACCAACATGTTCGGCGCGGCCAAGACTGGCGAGACCAGCTCGAACGGTTACGCGATCTTTGAACGCACCAATATCGACGAAGGCACCACGGCCGGACTTGAAGGTGGTCTGTCGTGGAATATCTCGCCCGATCTGACTTGGACGAATTCGTTCACCTATCTGGCGAAGTCGGAATTCTACTATGAATTCTTGGATACGCCCTTCCCGATGGCCACCACGCCGGAGCTGAACATCACCACCGCGTTGAACTGGCAGGCGAATGATGCGCTGACCCTGGGTGCAAGCGTGACCTATGTTGGCAAGCAAGTCGGTTACATCACCGAAGAAGAGCTGAGCAGCGAAGAAGCCCGCGCCGTGCCGGCAGGTCAGAACAGCGATCCCTATATGCTGGTCGACCTGTCGCTGGCCTATGACCTCAGCGACAATGCCCGGATCAACTTTGGCATCGACAACGTGTTTGACGCGCAGCCCGATGACACTGTGTCCTACCGCGAAACGGGCCGTCTGTTCCGCATCGGCATCACGACCAGCTTCTAA
- a CDS encoding hydrogen peroxide-inducible genes activator: MKNLTIKHLRYFTALARHGHFGRAAEVCAISQPALSLQIKELETITGVPLIERGARQTHLTPLGEEFAARAQSILQAMDELGDLARAASGDISGRLRLGVIPTVTPYLLPRLVKTLSARYPALDLQPRETVTRKLLDDLLAGSLDAAIVALPTSEPSLHEEVLFDEDFVLVRPATDANRPVPSADMLREMRLLLLEEGHCFRDQALSFCSIDKMRARDLMEASSLATLVQMVSAGIGVTLIPEMALEVETRGAKVTVSRLAPPQPTRRIGMVWRRSNPLGRQLTQIATLVREVWSQSERPQH, translated from the coding sequence ATGAAAAACCTGACCATCAAACACCTACGCTACTTCACCGCGCTTGCCCGCCACGGCCATTTTGGCCGCGCAGCAGAGGTTTGCGCGATCAGCCAGCCCGCCCTGTCGCTGCAGATCAAAGAGCTAGAGACGATCACCGGCGTCCCCCTGATCGAACGCGGTGCGCGCCAGACCCATCTGACCCCTTTGGGCGAGGAATTCGCCGCGCGGGCGCAAAGCATCTTGCAGGCGATGGACGAGCTGGGCGATCTGGCGCGGGCCGCCAGTGGCGATATCAGCGGGCGGCTGCGGCTGGGTGTCATTCCAACCGTCACGCCCTATCTGCTGCCGCGCCTCGTGAAAACACTGTCGGCGCGCTATCCCGCGCTGGATTTGCAGCCGCGCGAAACGGTGACGCGCAAGCTGCTGGATGATCTGCTGGCGGGCAGTTTGGATGCCGCCATTGTCGCGCTGCCGACGTCCGAGCCAAGCCTGCATGAAGAGGTATTGTTTGACGAGGATTTCGTACTGGTGCGCCCCGCCACTGATGCGAACCGTCCCGTACCCAGCGCCGATATGCTGCGCGAGATGCGCCTGCTGCTGCTTGAGGAAGGCCATTGTTTCCGCGATCAGGCTCTGTCGTTTTGCAGTATCGACAAGATGCGCGCACGCGATCTGATGGAGGCGAGTTCGCTTGCGACATTGGTGCAGATGGTCAGCGCGGGGATCGGGGTGACGTTGATCCCGGAAATGGCGCTAGAGGTCGAAACACGCGGGGCAAAGGTGACGGTCTCTCGCCTTGCCCCGCCACAGCCGACACGCCGCATCGGCATGGTCTGGCGGCGCAGCAACCCATTGGGGCGGCAATTAACCCAGATCGCGACCCTTGTGCGTGAGGTCTGGTCGCAAAGTGAAAGGCCGCAGCACTAA
- the katG gene encoding catalase/peroxidase HPI: protein MDGNTTSQGKCPVAHGAMTETGKSVMEWWPNALNLDILHQHDTKTNPLGADFNYRAALKDLDVDALKADLRALMNDSQDWWPADWGSYVGMFARVAWHAAGSYRTADGRGGANTGNQRFAPLNSWPDNVNTDKGRRLLWPIKKKYGNKISWADLIVLSGTIAYEVAGLKTFGFAFGRQDIWAPEKDTYWGNEKEWLAPSDERYANVEEPASLANPLAAVQMGLIYVNPEGVNGNSDPLKTAAMMRETFARMGMDDAETVALTAGGHTIGKTHGNGSAADLSADPEAAAPEFQGLGWMNTKGRGIGRNTVVSGLEGAWTTEPTKWDNGFFTMLFNHEWHLVKSPAGAMQWEPITIADADKPVDVEDDAIRHNPMMTDADMALKVDPIYREISLRFMNDFDAFSDAFARAWFKLTHRDMGPKSRYVGPDIPAEDLIWQDPIPAGATGWDVAAVKAKIAASGLSVQDLVATAWDSARTYRGSDMRGGANGARLRLAPQREWEGNEPARLARVLTVLEDIAASSGASIADVIVLAGGVGIEQAAKAAGFDVTVPFTAGRGDATEAQTDVDSFDVLEPVADGFRNWQKADYIVSPEEMLLDRAQLLGLTAAEMTVLVGGFRALDVNYGGAKTGVFTDRAGSLTADFFVNLTDMAYQWVPTGKDLYEIRDRRTGAVCWTASRVDLVFGSNSILRAYAEVYAQDDNAGKFVQDFIAAWVKVMNADRFDIAA, encoded by the coding sequence ATGGACGGCAATACGACTTCGCAAGGCAAATGCCCTGTCGCGCATGGCGCGATGACCGAAACCGGTAAATCGGTGATGGAATGGTGGCCCAATGCGCTGAATCTGGACATTCTGCACCAGCATGACACCAAAACGAACCCGCTGGGCGCGGATTTCAACTATCGCGCCGCGCTGAAGGATCTGGATGTCGATGCGCTGAAAGCCGATCTGCGCGCGCTGATGAACGACAGCCAAGACTGGTGGCCTGCTGACTGGGGCAGCTATGTCGGCATGTTCGCGCGTGTGGCGTGGCATGCTGCGGGCTCCTATCGCACCGCCGATGGTCGCGGCGGCGCCAACACCGGCAACCAGCGCTTTGCCCCGCTGAACAGCTGGCCCGATAACGTCAACACCGACAAAGGCCGCCGCCTGCTGTGGCCGATCAAAAAGAAATACGGCAATAAAATCAGCTGGGCCGACCTGATCGTGCTGTCGGGCACGATTGCCTATGAGGTTGCGGGCCTGAAAACCTTTGGTTTCGCCTTTGGCCGCCAGGATATCTGGGCGCCCGAAAAAGACACCTATTGGGGCAATGAAAAAGAATGGCTGGCCCCCTCGGATGAGCGCTACGCCAATGTCGAGGAACCTGCCTCGCTTGCGAACCCGCTGGCCGCTGTGCAGATGGGTCTGATCTATGTGAACCCCGAGGGCGTGAACGGCAATTCCGATCCGCTGAAAACCGCCGCCATGATGCGCGAGACCTTTGCTCGTATGGGGATGGATGACGCGGAAACCGTGGCGCTGACGGCTGGCGGTCACACGATCGGCAAGACCCATGGCAATGGCAGCGCCGCTGATCTGTCGGCTGATCCCGAAGCCGCCGCGCCAGAGTTCCAGGGCCTTGGCTGGATGAATACCAAAGGCCGCGGCATTGGTCGCAACACTGTCGTCTCGGGCCTTGAAGGCGCCTGGACGACCGAGCCGACCAAATGGGACAACGGCTTTTTCACCATGCTGTTCAACCACGAATGGCATCTGGTGAAATCGCCCGCTGGTGCCATGCAGTGGGAGCCGATCACCATCGCCGACGCCGACAAGCCCGTCGATGTCGAGGATGACGCGATCCGCCACAACCCGATGATGACCGATGCGGATATGGCGCTGAAGGTCGACCCGATCTACCGCGAGATTTCGCTGCGCTTCATGAACGACTTTGACGCGTTCTCGGACGCCTTTGCCCGCGCGTGGTTCAAACTGACCCACCGCGATATGGGCCCGAAATCGCGCTATGTCGGCCCCGACATCCCGGCCGAGGATCTGATCTGGCAAGACCCGATCCCCGCAGGCGCGACGGGCTGGGACGTGGCTGCGGTCAAGGCAAAGATCGCCGCCTCCGGCCTGTCGGTGCAGGATCTGGTTGCGACCGCTTGGGATAGCGCGCGCACCTATCGCGGCTCGGACATGCGGGGCGGCGCGAATGGTGCGCGTCTGCGTCTTGCGCCCCAGCGCGAATGGGAAGGCAATGAGCCCGCGCGTCTGGCGCGTGTGTTGACGGTCTTGGAAGACATCGCGGCCAGCAGCGGCGCGAGCATCGCTGACGTCATCGTTTTGGCTGGCGGTGTCGGGATCGAACAGGCGGCAAAAGCGGCCGGTTTCGATGTCACCGTGCCCTTCACCGCGGGTCGCGGCGATGCAACCGAGGCGCAGACCGACGTGGACAGCTTTGACGTGCTCGAGCCTGTCGCCGACGGCTTCCGCAACTGGCAAAAGGCCGATTACATCGTCAGCCCCGAGGAAATGCTGCTGGACCGCGCCCAACTGCTGGGTCTGACAGCCGCCGAGATGACCGTTCTGGTTGGCGGTTTCCGGGCGCTGGACGTGAACTATGGCGGCGCGAAAACCGGCGTCTTCACCGACCGCGCGGGCAGCCTGACGGCCGATTTCTTTGTCAATCTGACCGATATGGCCTATCAATGGGTGCCGACCGGCAAGGATCTGTACGAGATCCGCGACCGTCGCACCGGTGCGGTGTGCTGGACGGCCAGCCGCGTTGATCTGGTGTTCGGCTCGAACTCGATCCTGCGCGCCTATGCCGAAGTTTACGCGCAGGACGATAATGCGGGTAAATTCGTGCAGGACTTCATCGCGGCCTGGGTCAAGGTGATGAACGCCGACCGCTTTGATATCGCCGCCTAA